The genomic window CACAAATTCAAAGCAAATACAATCACACAAGCACACACAAAAACAACCCATTGCACCCTTGTGCTAAAAAGCTCCACATCAAAGGGAGAATGCGAAGCTTTTATAGAATCTTGCACGATTAAAAAATATTTGGCATATCAACTTGCGGAGAACCGATAATATCCTCGATATTAATCGAGCCACCGCTCGTATCATATTCTGGCTCACGCGGCTTATCCTCAAAGCGCGTAAAGCGTTTATTAAATTGAATCTCAATGGTTTTTACCTCTCCATTTCTGTTTTTGGCAATGATAATTTCGGCAGGTTCAATCTCGCGCTCTTGATGCTCGGGCTTAAAATCCTTTTCCTTGCCCTCCTTTTTTAACCTCGCGTATCGCTCCCTATCCTCGCGCTTTTTGTAAATATCATCTCTATATAGAAACAAAATCACATCAGCATCTTGCTCTATTGCACCCGAATCTCGTAAGTCCGAAAGCGTAGGATGTTTATCATCTCTAGTTTCCACAAGGCGATTAAGCTGTGAGAGAGCTATTATTGGCATTTCAAGATCACGCGCTAACATCTTAAGCCCACGCGAGATTTCAGCAATTTCTATTTGCTTATTCTGCTCCTTTCCACCGCTCATAAGCTGCAAATAGTCAATAATCGCCACATTAATTTCAGGGTGCTGTTTTTTCAGTCGGCGCAAAATCCCCTTGAGCTGCGCGATACCCAAAGACGAGGTATCGACAATATACAGAGGTTGGCTTGACATTGTATTTGCTACTTCACTCAAACGACCAAGCTCATCATTTGTGAGGTTTGCAGTGCGGAGATTCTGCAAAGCAATTGAGCTTTTCGCACTAAGCATTCTCATACCGAGTTGTAAATAGGGCATTTCAAGACTAAAAATCACCACTCCATTATGAGAATCCAAAATATGCTGGGCGATATTAAGGGCAAAAGTCGTCTTACCCATTGAGGGGCGCGCACCAATGATTATCAAATCGCCCGGATTGAATCCTGTCGTTAGGCGACTAAGCTCTCTAAAGCCCGTATCAAGCCCCACCACGACATTATTACCGCTATTTTTTAACTTTGTGAGATGGCTAATCACATTATTTGCTATCATCGGTGCTTCATAAATATTCTCTTGAGATTTCCCCAAAGAGACATTATTCAGCTTACGCTCAATCTCATTGATGATTTCCACCACATTTTGATTGTTATCAAGCGACTTTTCACGCAAAAAATTCGCTAATTGATGCAGCTCACGCTTGATACTCGCCTCTTTTATCTCATCTACATAAACTTCAATATTCGCAATTGGATTGATCGCTAGAATCTCGAGCAATTCTTCTTGCGTGATTTTCTTATGCGGTGGCTTCTTGCTTAAGAGCAACTCACTATCAATAGGGAGATTGTTTTTAGTAAGGAAGTGGCACATATCAAAAATATCCTTATGCACAGGCAAAAGAAAATCATCGGCTTTAAGTTCAGCAGTGATTTCTTCAAATTTTTCGGGCGAGAAAAAGATAGATGAGAGGACAATTTTTTCAATCATCACAATGGGTTCTTGCATACACACTCCTTAAAAAGCAGTATTTTATCTTTTTTTACATTATCATTACTTGAGATTTTTTGTATTATCCCACAAAAGTGTGAAGCAGCTTCCCTCCCCTACTTCGCTCTGCACCTCAATATCAATATGATATTCATCACAAATGCGCTTAATAAGCGTCAAGCCTATGCCAAAGCCGCCTTGAAAGTCATTGCAGCGCACATATCGTTCAAAAATCTTTTTACACTCTTTTTCATTTATGCCACAGCCACTATCACTAATACTTAAAAAACCTTCCCTTAGCACAATGTGAATTTTGCCACCTTTTTTGTTGTATTTAATAGCATTATGCAATAAATTATCAACTACGCAGGTGATTTTCTCCGCACTTGCATTGATAAATCTCTCCTCTAATCTGCTTTGCACCACAATGGATTTTTGTTCAAAAAATGGCGTAAAATACTCTAATCGCTCCTGTAAAAGCAAATGCAATGCAAGATTCTCATTTTTATCACTAATAGTGTGGGGAAAATTATACGCGACCAAGTCTTTATACAAATGACTTAAACTCTTTGAGGCAAGTTTAA from Helicobacter typhlonius includes these protein-coding regions:
- a CDS encoding replicative DNA helicase; this encodes MQEPIVMIEKIVLSSIFFSPEKFEEITAELKADDFLLPVHKDIFDMCHFLTKNNLPIDSELLLSKKPPHKKITQEELLEILAINPIANIEVYVDEIKEASIKRELHQLANFLREKSLDNNQNVVEIINEIERKLNNVSLGKSQENIYEAPMIANNVISHLTKLKNSGNNVVVGLDTGFRELSRLTTGFNPGDLIIIGARPSMGKTTFALNIAQHILDSHNGVVIFSLEMPYLQLGMRMLSAKSSIALQNLRTANLTNDELGRLSEVANTMSSQPLYIVDTSSLGIAQLKGILRRLKKQHPEINVAIIDYLQLMSGGKEQNKQIEIAEISRGLKMLARDLEMPIIALSQLNRLVETRDDKHPTLSDLRDSGAIEQDADVILFLYRDDIYKKREDRERYARLKKEGKEKDFKPEHQEREIEPAEIIIAKNRNGEVKTIEIQFNKRFTRFEDKPREPEYDTSGGSINIEDIIGSPQVDMPNIF